The following are encoded together in the Lathyrus oleraceus cultivar Zhongwan6 chromosome 3, CAAS_Psat_ZW6_1.0, whole genome shotgun sequence genome:
- the LOC127129786 gene encoding uncharacterized protein LOC127129786: MARNGVNVGPHRPNYTSPLSEYILQSELPPKWKVPKFTKFSGDTNESIVKHVARYLIKAREIANNENLRIKNFPSSLTKNAFSWFTTLPANSIHDWTQQERLFHEQFYMGQSKMSLKELTSVKRKFSEPIDDYLNIFSLLKARCFTQVSEHELVEMATDGLNYSIRKKMDTQYVRDMAQLTDRVRREEHPKTEKARGNKNNKREMVTYVELDEDDLEAYIGPLNFDESEVDLTELKQGPPYSCKVLAPSNGKNPVEPEKSDDFPKKTYTFDVTKCDEIFDLLVKDGQMIVPLGAKIPPLEKEKRGGFVSTITFWAIKLHNVFSSGTLCRRLSENEGSSSEISQSLK, from the coding sequence ATGGCGCGAAATGGGGTGAATGTGGGCCCTCATAGGCCAAATTATACATCACCGTTGTCTGAATATATTTTGCAGTCAGAATTACCTCCTAAGTGGAAAGTCCCCAAGTTTACTAAGTTTTCTGGGGACACTAACGAGTCCATTGTCAAACACGTGGCTAGGTACCTAATAAAAGCGAGGGAAATTGCTAATAACGAGAACCTAAGGATAAAAAATTTCCCAAGTTCCCTTACAAAGAATGCATTTTCGTGGTTCACCACGTTGCCAGCAAATTCAATTCATGATTGGACTCAACAGGAAaggttgttccatgaacaattctatATGGGACAGTCGAAGATGAGTTTGAAGGAATTGACTAGTGTTAAACGAAAATTCTCTGAGCCAATAGATGATTATTTGAATATATTCAGTTTGCTCAAGGCCAGATGTTTTACACAAGTGTCTGAGCACGAATTGGTCGAAATGGCCACTGATGGCCTTaattattccattaggaagaaaatGGATACTCAATATGTAAGGGACATGGCCCAGTTGACTGACAGAGTTCGACGGGAAGAGCACCCGAAGACTGAAAAAGCTAGGGGAAATAAAAATAACAAGAGGGAAATGGTAACCTATGTTGAGTTGGATGAAGATGATCTAGAAGCGTATATTGGTCCCCTAAATTTCGACGAAAGCGAAGTGGACCTCACTGAGTTGAAGCAAGGACCACCTTACTCTTGCAAAGTCCTAGCGCCTTCGAATGGAAAAAACCCAGTCGAACCAGAAAAGAGTGATGATTTCCCTAAGAAAACATACACCTTCGACGTCACCAAGTGTGACGAGATTTTCGATTTATTAGTTAAAGATGGCCAGATGATAGTGCCTCTAGGTGCTAAAATACCTCCtctagaaaaagaaaaaagagggGGTTTTGTAAGTACCATAACTTTTTGGGCCATAAAACTTCACAATGTTTTCTCTTCAGGGACCTTGTGCAGAAGGCTATCAGAGAATGAAGGCTCAAGTTCGGAGATAAGTCAAAGTCTCAAATGA